The Nostoc sp. UHCC 0302 genome includes a window with the following:
- a CDS encoding Coq4 family protein gives MNNVINYNNDKGLLAYIEFLTASSLKPINGNTDLVFEFEDALDQTEMAQLAVDELKKIPEVNALFQERWLPAPLNLDDLAKLPEGTLGQIYATEMKARGFDPYFYKQVPVVDDISYLKMLWRSTHDIYHVVTGLDTDGIGEIGLQAFVLAQTRIPISVMLVSFSMVKISLYQPTKFNDLMIEIARGYKLGSQTPGKLIAQKWDQFWNVQMSEVRASLGMRAIDHDLAAIA, from the coding sequence AAGGACTCCTCGCCTACATAGAATTTTTAACTGCTAGTAGCCTAAAACCCATAAATGGTAATACTGATCTAGTATTTGAGTTTGAGGATGCTCTTGATCAAACAGAAATGGCACAGTTAGCAGTTGATGAACTAAAAAAAATTCCAGAAGTAAACGCTTTATTTCAAGAACGCTGGCTGCCTGCACCTTTGAATTTAGATGATTTAGCCAAACTCCCAGAAGGAACTTTAGGGCAGATTTACGCCACAGAGATGAAAGCTAGAGGTTTCGATCCTTATTTTTACAAACAAGTTCCGGTAGTTGATGATATTTCCTATCTCAAAATGCTGTGGCGTTCTACCCATGATATTTATCATGTAGTCACTGGATTAGATACTGATGGTATTGGAGAAATTGGACTACAAGCATTTGTCTTAGCTCAGACTCGAATTCCAATTAGTGTGATGTTAGTAAGTTTTAGTATGGTCAAAATCAGTCTCTATCAACCAACAAAGTTCAATGATTTAATGATAGAAATAGCTCGTGGCTATAAGCTTGGTTCTCAGACTCCTGGTAAACTAATAGCCCAAAAGTGGGATCAATTTTGGAATGTACAGATGAGCGAAGTTCGTGCGAGTTTAGGAATGAGAGCCATAGACCATGATTTAGCTGCAATTGCCTAG
- a CDS encoding NAD(P)/FAD-dependent oxidoreductase has translation MKLTKQNLAERTEHIYDVIVVGGGAGGLSAGIYLQRYLLSSLIIDKGKARSFWMQELHNYLGLPPDTPGRSLLRQGKEHYLSLGGDMLDGVVEHIVDEGETFVVKVKIGRQDSIFQTFRTKYLIAASGIIDYLPNLDNMRNVYDYAGYNLHVCLICDGYEMADKQVGVFANTESNAEVIFSLGWFTPHITLFTQGFFEISQELRQKLQGHGYQVVEMPIKQFLGEDHHINGVELEDGTVIGLEAGLISMGSKYHADYLDKFNLEKQGGNLVTDKMARTSHPRIFAIGDLKVGLNQVVIAAADGALAATQVWRDLRRVLKAKPQLNIPQGAHK, from the coding sequence ATGAAACTAACAAAGCAAAATCTAGCTGAACGTACAGAGCATATCTATGATGTGATTGTAGTTGGTGGTGGAGCAGGCGGTTTATCTGCTGGGATTTATCTACAACGGTACCTTCTGTCCAGTTTAATTATTGACAAAGGCAAAGCCCGTTCCTTCTGGATGCAAGAACTGCACAACTATCTTGGCTTGCCACCTGATACACCAGGGCGCTCGCTTCTGCGACAAGGCAAAGAACACTATCTTTCCTTGGGTGGGGATATGCTCGATGGTGTTGTCGAGCACATTGTGGATGAGGGCGAAACCTTTGTAGTCAAGGTCAAAATCGGTCGGCAAGACAGTATTTTTCAAACATTTCGCACTAAGTACTTAATTGCTGCTAGTGGCATCATTGATTACTTACCCAACTTAGACAATATGCGAAATGTATATGACTATGCTGGGTATAACCTACACGTCTGTCTGATTTGTGATGGCTATGAAATGGCAGATAAACAAGTCGGAGTATTTGCTAACACCGAGAGCAACGCAGAAGTGATTTTTTCATTAGGTTGGTTTACTCCCCACATCACCTTGTTCACCCAAGGATTTTTTGAGATTAGCCAGGAGTTACGGCAGAAATTACAGGGGCATGGCTATCAAGTCGTCGAAATGCCGATTAAGCAATTCCTGGGTGAAGACCATCACATAAACGGTGTGGAACTCGAAGATGGCACTGTCATCGGGCTAGAGGCTGGATTAATTTCAATGGGGTCGAAGTATCACGCTGATTATCTGGATAAATTCAATCTGGAAAAGCAGGGTGGAAACTTAGTCACTGATAAGATGGCAAGGACTTCACATCCCCGTATCTTTGCGATTGGTGATCTCAAGGTTGGATTAAATCAAGTTGTAATTGCCGCAGCAGATGGAGCATTAGCTGCTACTCAAGTCTGGCGAGATTTGCGCCGAGTTCTCAAAGCTAAACCTCAACTAAATATACCTCAAGGAGCGCACAAATAG
- a CDS encoding choice-of-anchor Q domain-containing protein, with protein MATFNVTNTNDSGTGSLRQAILNANALTGKDLLNFNGVFADSIADTITLGGSSLTITDDLTINGTGANLLTVSGNNNSRVFEINSGTTAEIVGLTIANGYIFEDFPGGAGILNSGTLTLSNSIVNGNIAESASGGGIFNSGTLKLSDTTISNNRSQGYYGAGGIYNSGTLIVDNSNIKSNSGGEFIGSDGSGGIFNSGTATLNNSTISNNGARFGGGIYNASGTLTINKSTVNGNGAEFAAGILNDGILTLSDSTISDNSADGTGGGISNGGTLTIINSTLSDNSATAEGGGIINGGTLTIINSTLSGNSANLGAGIYNFQGLLTVSNSTITLNNPSIYESEAIGGGGIYIEDGTITVNNSIIAGNFYTPDNGTINVTNPDVVGDFISNGYNLIGNLNGSTGFNTSEQLTVPITEVLDLTLRDNGGATKTHALVTGSKAINAGNNADIPADIIDIDSDGNTTEPVPYDQRGRGFVRVSGGRVDIGAYEAQVNVINGTSKADTLIGTSNDDIITGFKGRDTFTGGSGADAFTYTSIQDAGDTITDFQSSTDKIVLRQLFQSFNLPSLNYTNAIAKGYLQFASQGSNTVVLIDPDGTAGKGRAVKLVTVENVSTSALNKSVNFAF; from the coding sequence ATGGCTACATTTAACGTTACCAACACCAATGATAGCGGTACTGGTTCACTACGGCAGGCAATACTAAATGCTAATGCTCTAACAGGGAAAGACTTGCTCAATTTTAATGGCGTGTTTGCTGACTCCATTGCTGATACCATCACCCTTGGTGGTAGTAGTCTTACTATTACAGATGACCTGACCATTAACGGCACAGGTGCAAATTTGCTTACTGTTAGCGGTAATAATAACAGTCGTGTTTTTGAGATCAATAGTGGCACAACGGCAGAGATTGTTGGACTGACTATTGCCAATGGCTATATTTTTGAAGATTTTCCTGGGGGTGCTGGTATTCTTAATTCTGGCACTTTAACGTTGAGCAATAGTATTGTCAACGGTAACATAGCAGAGTCTGCAAGTGGTGGTGGCATTTTCAACTCTGGCACTCTCAAGTTAAGCGATACTACCATCAGCAACAACAGGTCACAAGGATACTACGGTGCTGGAGGCATTTACAATAGTGGCACTTTGATAGTGGATAACAGTAACATCAAGTCCAACTCAGGTGGTGAGTTTATTGGTAGCGATGGCAGTGGCGGTATCTTCAACTCTGGGACTGCAACGTTAAACAACAGTACTATCAGTAACAACGGAGCTAGGTTCGGCGGTGGCATCTACAATGCCTCTGGTACGTTGACTATAAACAAAAGCACTGTTAATGGCAACGGTGCTGAGTTCGCTGCTGGTATCTTGAATGATGGTATTTTAACACTAAGCGATAGTACTATCAGCGACAACTCAGCAGATGGAACCGGCGGCGGTATCAGTAATGGTGGTACATTGACGATAATCAACAGCACTCTCAGCGATAACTCAGCAACTGCTGAGGGCGGCGGGATCATTAATGGTGGTACATTGACGATAATCAACAGCACTCTCAGCGGCAACTCAGCAAATCTTGGCGCTGGTATTTATAATTTCCAAGGTCTTCTGACAGTGAGTAACAGCACAATTACTCTCAACAACCCTTCTATTTATGAATCTGAAGCAATAGGTGGTGGTGGCATATACATTGAGGATGGCACTATCACGGTTAATAACAGCATTATTGCTGGCAACTTTTACACTCCTGACAATGGGACAATTAACGTTACTAACCCCGACGTAGTAGGCGACTTCATCAGTAACGGCTACAACCTAATTGGTAACCTCAATGGTTCTACAGGCTTCAATACTAGCGAACAGTTAACCGTTCCCATAACAGAGGTGCTGGATCTGACGCTGCGCGATAATGGCGGTGCAACTAAAACTCATGCACTCGTCACTGGTAGCAAAGCTATCAATGCTGGGAATAATGCAGATATCCCGGCTGACATCATAGATATAGACAGCGACGGCAACACCACTGAACCTGTTCCTTATGACCAACGTGGAAGAGGTTTTGTACGAGTCTCTGGTGGTCGAGTAGACATCGGTGCTTATGAGGCACAAGTCAATGTCATTAATGGTACTTCTAAAGCAGATACTCTCATCGGTACTAGTAATGACGATATTATTACTGGCTTCAAGGGGAGAGATACCTTCACTGGTGGTAGTGGTGCTGACGCGTTTACTTATACCAGCATTCAGGATGCAGGTGATACTATCACAGACTTTCAATCTAGTACAGATAAGATTGTGCTGCGTCAACTTTTCCAAAGTTTTAATCTGCCTAGTTTGAACTATACGAATGCCATCGCCAAGGGTTACTTACAGTTTGCTTCTCAAGGCAGTAACACTGTTGTCTTGATTGACCCAGACGGTACTGCTGGCAAGGGTCGAGCCGTGAAGTTAGTTACTGTTGAGAATGTCTCTACCTCTGCATTAAACAAATCAGTTAACTTTGCCTTTTAA
- a CDS encoding MarC family protein — translation MSLISNTLATFVALFPIANPIGAVPVFYSLTATETSFGRHQQAKQTATNVVLILAVFLVAGRWILEFFGISLNVLRLAGGLLVAHTAWEMVTVRQRLTASENDEAMEKEDISFTPMAVPLISGPGAIGVVTSLSISFNHWVEYLESLMGIVLIGISLYLCLVLGEPLIKRLGKNGVGALNRVFGFFILAIGVRFIADGSISLLKEAFPVK, via the coding sequence ATGTCGTTAATTTCAAATACATTAGCAACCTTCGTGGCTCTTTTCCCAATCGCTAATCCAATAGGTGCAGTTCCGGTTTTTTACAGCTTAACAGCAACGGAAACATCATTTGGGCGTCATCAGCAGGCGAAACAAACTGCCACAAATGTAGTTTTAATTTTAGCTGTGTTTTTAGTAGCTGGCAGATGGATACTAGAATTTTTTGGAATTTCACTAAATGTGTTGAGGCTAGCAGGAGGATTACTGGTTGCCCATACAGCGTGGGAAATGGTTACAGTTCGTCAACGACTAACTGCATCAGAAAATGATGAGGCTATGGAGAAAGAGGATATTTCTTTTACACCAATGGCAGTGCCGTTGATCAGCGGCCCTGGAGCAATTGGGGTAGTAACGAGTTTATCGATTAGCTTTAATCATTGGGTAGAGTATCTAGAATCTTTGATGGGAATAGTTTTAATCGGGATAAGCCTTTACTTGTGCCTTGTCTTAGGAGAACCACTGATTAAGAGATTAGGAAAAAATGGTGTAGGAGCCTTAAATCGAGTTTTTGGTTTTTTCATCCTAGCAATTGGTGTGCGGTTTATTGCTGATGGCTCTATTTCATTGTTGAAAGAGGCGTTTCCTGTCAAATGA
- a CDS encoding IS4 family transposase, whose protein sequence is MLPEFYETHLKRSLGRTEYLLLKLLIYLLQSIKTVSLEALATALPIPILFESRRKRIQRFLSLNYINVEEIWFPIIKSWLEIYFPLNEVIYLVIDRTNWGCINLLMISVVWDKRSIPIYFKLLDKLGSSNFDEQEAVFKKALPLFNNYKTVVLGDREFCSIKLANWLTEQKVYFCLRLKKDAFIEIEPEIWLQLKNSGLAPGLSFFYQGIKYTKSTGFISFNLASKWKRKRFGVAPEEGWFILTNLDSLDSAIKAYKQRFDIEEMFRDFKSGGYNLEDTNVSGQRLISLILLISLAYTAATISGQKIKRMGVQKYVGRIKESGRTVRRHSSFYIGLYGETALREGFPPQATANPKGSNWVDFMENSYDLVAELMRLAPNKRKYYQQGERAMRLILSAS, encoded by the coding sequence ATATTACCTGAATTCTACGAGACACACCTCAAGCGATCACTTGGACGTACTGAATACTTATTACTAAAACTCCTCATCTATTTATTACAATCTATTAAAACTGTTAGCCTTGAGGCGCTAGCAACTGCTTTACCCATACCAATACTATTTGAAAGTAGAAGGAAAAGAATTCAGCGATTTTTATCTTTAAATTACATCAATGTTGAAGAAATTTGGTTCCCAATTATTAAAAGCTGGTTAGAAATATATTTCCCCTTAAATGAAGTTATTTATTTAGTAATTGACCGGACTAACTGGGGGTGTATTAATCTGTTAATGATTAGTGTGGTTTGGGATAAAAGGTCTATTCCAATATATTTTAAGCTATTAGACAAATTGGGTTCAAGCAATTTTGATGAACAAGAAGCAGTATTCAAAAAAGCATTGCCGCTTTTTAATAATTATAAAACTGTAGTGTTAGGAGACCGTGAATTTTGTTCTATAAAGCTGGCTAATTGGCTGACAGAGCAGAAAGTATATTTCTGTTTGCGCTTAAAAAAAGATGCATTTATAGAAATAGAACCGGAAATTTGGTTGCAATTAAAAAATTCAGGTTTAGCACCTGGACTTTCTTTCTTTTATCAAGGTATTAAATATACAAAGTCTACAGGATTTATTAGCTTTAATCTTGCTAGTAAATGGAAACGTAAACGTTTTGGAGTTGCGCCGGAGGAGGGCTGGTTTATCCTAACTAATTTAGATAGCTTAGATTCGGCTATTAAGGCTTATAAACAACGTTTTGATATTGAAGAGATGTTTAGAGATTTTAAGAGCGGTGGATATAACTTAGAAGATACTAATGTATCAGGTCAACGCTTAATTTCTCTAATATTATTAATCTCACTCGCATATACGGCTGCAACTATATCTGGTCAAAAAATTAAACGTATGGGTGTCCAAAAATATGTCGGCCGAATAAAAGAATCTGGGCGCACAGTTCGCCGTCATAGTAGTTTTTATATTGGATTATATGGTGAGACAGCGCTGCGGGAGGGTTTCCCTCCGCAGGCGACTGCGAACCCGAAGGGATCTAACTGGGTCGATTTCATGGAAAATTCTTATGACTTGGTGGCTGAGTTAATGAGACTAGCTCCTAATAAGCGTAAGTATTATCAACAAGGAGAAAGGGCTATGAGGCTTATTTTATCTGCATCCTAG